Genomic DNA from Comamonas resistens:
CGCATTATAGAAATGCACCCTTGAGAGCAAGGCAGGGCAGTCGGATGGCTGCGATTTTGCTGAATCCTAAAGCACAGGGTTAGCACTGTTTTAATGATGGTCGAAACAGTTCTTGTATTTGATCGTGAACAAAAATGTCTTTTTTTGGCCACGAATCGAGGCAAAACAGCCTGCTGTAAAGGGCTGGCTGCTATAGCTTGCTGCTAGCATTCCGTCGTACTGTGGGCTTTTGTTTCTATTCTTACAAAAACGGGGGGGCATGTTGATTGCTCTGAGTTCCTTATTCAGCCGTCAGCCTGCTCCTTTGCTGGGCATTGATATCAGCTCATCCAGTGTGAAGCTGGTAGAGCTGAGCAAAAGCAAAAGCGGTGAGTGGCAGCTGGAACGCTGCGCGATCGAGCCTCTGGAAAAAGGCTGGATCACCGATGGCAATATCGAGAAATTCGATGAGGTAGCCGAAGCCGTGCGGCGCCTGGTCAAAAAAAGCGGCACCCGCACCAAGCATGTGGCCATGGCGCTTCCGGCGGCTGCGGTGATCACCAAAAAGATCTCCCTGCCTGCAGGTCTGACGGATCTGGAGATGGAGGTCCAGGTCGAGTCCGAGGCCAACCAATACATTCCATTTTCTCTGGACGAGGTGAGCCTGGACTTCTGCGTGGTGGGAGCATCCGCAGTTTCTGCCGGCGATATCGACGTACTGATTGCCGCATCGCGCAAGGAAAAAGTGCAGGACAGACAGGGGCTTGCCGAAGCGGCAGGCCTCAAGCCCGTGGTGGTCGACATCGAGCCTTATGCGGCCAGGATGGCGGCGACGCGTCTGGTGTCACGCCTGCCAAACCAGGGACAGGATGCGGTGGTTGCTCTGTTCGAAGTAGGGGCCATGACCACCAGCATGCAGGTGCTGCGCAACGAAGATGTGCTTTATGAGCGAGATCAGGCTTTTGGTGGCGCACAGTTGACCCAGTTGATTGCACGCCAATATGGCTTTTCTCCCGAAGAAGCCGAAACAAAGAAGCGCAGCGGCGAGCTGCCCGAAGACTATGCCTCGGGAGTGCTCAAGCCCTTTGTGCAGAGCCTGACGCAGGAAGTGGCGCGTGCGCTGCAGTTCTTCTTCACAAGCACGCCCTACAACCGCATCGACCATATTCTGATGGCTGGCGGCTCGGCTTCCCTGCCTGGCTTGGTGGAAGCCGTGAGCCAGCAAACGGGTTGCGCCTGCAGCCTGGCCAATCCGTTCGACGGCATGGAGATAGGCAGCGGTGTGCGCCTGAAAAAGATGGCTCGTGAGGCTCCGTCCTATCTGACCTCCTGCGGCCTCGCGATGCGGAGGTTCACAGCGTGATTCTGATCAATCTCTTACCGCATCGTGAAGCGGCGAAGAAGCGCCGAAAAGAAGCGTTCCAGGTCAATATGGTTTTGGCGGCCCTTGGCGGGCTGTTGGTTGCTGGCCTGATTTACTGGTATTTCCAGGTCATGATCGAGGGACAGCAGGAGAAAAACAACTTGCTGCGTTCCGAGATCAAGGTGCTGGAAGCCCAAATCAAGGAAATCGAGGGCCTGGAAAACGAAATCACGGCTTTGCGTGCACGCCAGAAGGCGGTGGAAGACCTGCAGTCGGATCGCAACCTGCCTGTACATCTGCTCAACGAGCTGGTCAAGCAGTTGCCCGAGGGGGTCTATATCACCAGCATCAAGCAAGACGGGCTGCTGGTGACCATGCAGGGAACGGCACAGTCCAATGAGCGCATTTCTGAAATGCTGCGCAATCTGACCGACGGTACGCCCTGG
This window encodes:
- a CDS encoding PilN domain-containing protein, producing MILINLLPHREAAKKRRKEAFQVNMVLAALGGLLVAGLIYWYFQVMIEGQQEKNNLLRSEIKVLEAQIKEIEGLENEITALRARQKAVEDLQSDRNLPVHLLNELVKQLPEGVYITSIKQDGLLVTMQGTAQSNERISEMLRNLTDGTPWFSKPELMEIVAKTVDVSAKERRRAAAFTLQFHLTRASDAEKSQTPSTPPVKAK
- a CDS encoding pilus assembly protein PilM, whose translation is MLIALSSLFSRQPAPLLGIDISSSSVKLVELSKSKSGEWQLERCAIEPLEKGWITDGNIEKFDEVAEAVRRLVKKSGTRTKHVAMALPAAAVITKKISLPAGLTDLEMEVQVESEANQYIPFSLDEVSLDFCVVGASAVSAGDIDVLIAASRKEKVQDRQGLAEAAGLKPVVVDIEPYAARMAATRLVSRLPNQGQDAVVALFEVGAMTTSMQVLRNEDVLYERDQAFGGAQLTQLIARQYGFSPEEAETKKRSGELPEDYASGVLKPFVQSLTQEVARALQFFFTSTPYNRIDHILMAGGSASLPGLVEAVSQQTGCACSLANPFDGMEIGSGVRLKKMAREAPSYLTSCGLAMRRFTA